The sequence AATACATTTGAGAACCAGTTCAAACACAAGCTACTCCAAGAAAGGGGCCGGATTTACTCCACTTAGCTAAGTACATTTTCCCAATGTATTATTACTACGTACTTTCTCATTTATTAATACCGTAACGTTTTaaccgatcaaaaaaataaaataccgtAACGTTTAGCATATGGAACTTGCATTTATTCTTTAGTAGCACTTGTGAGATCCACAAGGAGATGAACGAGTAGGTCAATATGATCAATGGAAATCACGTCGCAGACAATTAGCTCATTGTAGTATCGTGATCACCTAGTAAATGAAAATTTTGTATACACCGAAGAAAATATTGTTGAAATTTAGCTTTTATTATGACCAAACTGTTTCAACTTGTGATAACTTAATGACATGTGGTCACATGTATTTGAAGAATACATCACCAGCACCTATGCCAGGAATGCAAGGATGGCAAGCAGCAGCATTTAGGATATCAGGGGACAAGGCTTACTTCTTTGGTTGTGGATTTTATGGTGCACAAGACACCCTATGTGATGACGCAGGTCGACATTATTTCAAGGAGTGTTTCATCGAGGGTTCAATTGACTTCATCTTTGGAAATGGACGTTCCATGTACAAAGTACGTTAATCCATACATACATAATTGTCATTGCATGTGTACCCTTTAGAGAATTTCTTTCTAACGAAAGTATTCTTTTAATTGTTGTATTGGTGGTCTGATATAGGGTTGTGAACTGCACTCAATAGCAAGGAGGTTTGGTTCAATAGCTGCACACGCTAGAACTTCACCGGACGAAAAAACAGGTTTTGCGTTTGTGAATTGCCGTGTAACTGGAACAGGTCCGCTCTATGTGGGTCGTGCCATGGGTCAATACTCGAGGATCGTTTACTCCTTCACATACTTTGACGACATCGTGGCACGAGGTGGTTGGGATGATTGGGACCATTCGAGCAACAAAAACAAGTACGTATAAACAAGAATTCCCAACTGCTGTGAGGTTTCAGGAAGACACTATGAGATACTAGATCTGCTCAATATggatatatatatactaggtatcacccggccgtaggccgggtgatatatttttctttttcgttttcgttTTGTTGTTTGATTGGCCGGTCCGTATTCTACGAAATTTTTTTTTAGTCATTCgcaaaactaattagattataacGGTCAAACATCGAGCTTATAAGTTAGTTCGGACTTGCATCCCTAATatttgtggttgtgtcaaattagccggggcttacagccccggccgttgtcccttgaggataccatagtattttgttgatcgggtcaaattagccggggccgtGGTCCCTTGAGAATACTATAGTATTTTGTTGGTCAGGTCAAATTAGTAGGGGCTTACAGCCCCGACCGTGGCCCTTAAACATTCCCTAATGTTTTGTTAGTCGGGGTTGTGACACTTAAATCTCGCACATAAATCTttaccatgttttttattttatttgttttttaaaaatagcttttagattagttgaggctaacttaaattttcttgagaaagttatGGTACAAATCATTATGCTTATTGGATGATTGAACGTTCGATGGACCAGAGTATATCTGGTGTATACGGATAATCTTCATGGAGAGTCATCCACCAAACATAAGCCAAACAGACCCTTAGCCATATGTTTTCCGTGGAGATGTATTAGTAAGGAGATATTTGGTTGCATTAAACATAAAACCTCTTACCCAATTCACTCCTCTTCctctattaggttttctttcttctcctttcctctttagaccaatttttttttaaaaatcatcagctctgttttcttttatttcaccgtatccatcctttaaatcatccataataataacttagtattattatgatatagagagacgaagttaagaattagaagtcgttaatggaggggaagaactatagatagaagaccatctgttggtgaaaccgttaaagaatgacgctcttctgttctataaatacatctacttagtattagcctatattaacggaaacttagtcaaattagaaaatccgacgctgcagtcaaattaagaaatccaaggatccgacgctgttaaataatctttagaatcatatttttattaggaagccaagggatcggacggacgtctatataggacatataaccgatcaatctccatcgtgggatgacgaaatcgatggtcggatttgtaagactacacacaccacttctttttataatatatatatatatatattctcttTTGATGATATATATCTGCATGTGCCATATAGATCAATGTGTGTGTGTAAGCATACAGACCTAGATGATTCTAATTGAGTTGTGTGTTTTCATAACTGGTGTAACTACGGCCTGCAGGACAGCGTTTTTCGGGGTGTACAAGAGCTGGGGACCAGGAGCTAATGCAGTGAGAGGAGTATCTTGGGCAAGAAAACTGGATTATGAAACCGCCCATCCCTTTATTGCCAAGAGCTTCGTTAATGGAAGACACTGGATAGCTCCCTCTGATGCTTGAACCTCTCTTTCTTATACATTTGTTTCTTTGGTGTTATTAGAAATCCACACAATTGTACCTAGAGAAATTCTCATATAGAAAGTTGGCTCATACATCTCCAAATTCATatatttgttcatttttttttttgaagttagtTAATGTTCATTTTGTTGTGTCTACCATAATTGATTTTTTCGGCTTAATGCAATGTAATTATAATCTTATAAACATGATGGACTTAGATTCTTCTCTCATATCTCATTTGTATTTCCCCGTTAGTTACAAATGCATGTGGCCGTGCCCAAAATTAAAATTTTGTGAACAAAGATAAGACAGGCAAGTTTTACATGTTTATTTATCTGTTTATAAATGAATTCATTTGACTGTTTTGTATGGATATTCATGCTTAGTTATGTAAAAGATGGAGCTAATCCGCATATAAAACTACAGACAACTGTTAATAAATCAACGAGTCGTGTAATCATGTTAAATACAAATTTGCATATTGAAATGACGGAGGAGATTGAAAATTAGCCTAATGAACAGCCATTCGGATGATGGGAGAAGGTGCACGAGaatctttcttgttctttttgtttttaggttGATCTGTTCTACTTGTGTATGTTTAAGTTACAACAATGATGttcgtatatattttttttgcggGAATGCCTGTATAAGAGCAACTTTAAGTAGGCGTAAGTTGCCATCAGCTGGAGAGAGGAAATCGAAATATTGATATATCAATCCAGGTGGAATCCATTTATTTGCTTGCGTACAAACCTAGACATTCTAATCATTTTTGTACGGGAATCACCTTGGgtatttctttttttgttttgtttgacaAAGCAAAGACAACTTTCATTAAAAATCAATAAGTCACAAGGAAGTGACAACAAGATACAAAAAGATAAGAAAAAACCATCTGTTTAGATGTGTAAGACAACATTCCAGTTACAAATAATGGTAAATAATGATATATCTTTGAACAAATCAGTGTGATATATCCTCGACATTCTAACCAATTATACAAAGAGCATTTTTTTTTAGCAATGATAAGCTGTTTAAAAGCCCTTGCCTTGTTATTAAAgtatatgtcatttatttcttTCCAAATATTCTACCAGATAGCAAAAGGAAGAAGGCTTCATAGTTTCTTAGCTCTCCTACTGCTCTTCTTAGAACCCCATTCCCATAACACAGATCTAACATTATCTTGATGCACCCAATTAACTCCAAAACTGTCTAGGAAGTAACCGCAAATCTTATTAGTGTAAGAGCAGTGACAGAATAAATGATTATTAGTTTCCGTATAACTCCGGCACAATAAAAAATTTGCATTTTGAACTCTTCCAGCCCGGAAGAGCGAATCTAGTATAGGAGCACCTTCAAAACATAAAGTCCACACCAGAAAAGAAATCTTAAGTGGAATATTTGGGTTCCATAATTGGTTGTGAGGAAATCTAAGGAAACCATCGGTGTCTAGATAATTGTACATATTGGCAACCGTAAAATTATTACCTCCATTCCAAATTCTGATATAATAACCTCATTTGGATCAccaagggtttgaagaagaacaattacctcccCCAACTATGTTTCATTCAAATTCCTGCAAAACTTAAGATCCCAAGATGTATCagaagaaatcatatctctaatcataGCCTTCTTCGCCTTAGAGAGTTTATACAAATTAGGGAAAGCAAACTGAAGCGGTTGAACACCATTCCAAACATCCTTCCAGAAACTCACACCTGCACCATTTTTAACTTGAAAAGAAGTACTTGCCGAGACCAAATCTTTAGAATTTATAATCCCTTCCCAAAGACTAGAGCCAACAGACATATTAGAAGTATTGGGGAACAAAGCATCATATGCACCACCAAATTTCTCCTGAACGATTTTTCTCCAAAGAGCTTTCTTCTCACTACCGCACCTCCAGATCCATTTAGAATGTAAAGATTTCTTTACTAACTTTAGCTTCTTTGATACCTATACCACCTCTATTCTTCGAAAATGTTGCTCTACACCAACCTACGCAACTCTTTTTCTTTCTAGAAGCTGATGAACCCCATAAAAAATCTCTCATTATCTTATCCAATTCCTTAACAACTGAGATAGGCATTTGAAACATGGTAAGATAGTAAATAGGTAAACTGGACAGAACACTCCATATCATAATCAATCTGCCTCCTTTTGACAAGTAAGTTCTTCTCAGAGCAGAAAGCTTATTATGAAATTTATGAATAACATCTTTCCAAACAGCTTTAGCTTTTGATTTACTCCCTAAGGGAATACCTAAATAGTTGAATGTCAAAGAGGCGAGGACACAACCAAATATCAGCACAAGCTTCACCATTGTGCTAATTACCCAGACCAACAATATCATTCTTTCTAAAGTTTACTTTGAGTCCAGAAATGATCTCAAAGTTCAGTAAAACATTCTTCAGATTAAGCACATGTTCCACGtcatcatcaagaaacacaatcaAATCATCTGCAAACTGCAAATGAGTTATCATGGTACAAATATTTCCTTGGATATCTCTTATTTCATTTCCAACAAATATTTCTTAACTAATATATTGGGTATCGACAGAATCTCCTTACGTGAGTTTTTTTCTTGTTCTCCAGTTCTCTCTTTTCAAGATGAATGAGATTGGAATTTCAAAAGATTTATTGGTAAGGTTATAAAATCTGGTCCTTCGAGTTTTAGAGGAAAAATTAGAATCAATGCTAAGAAATACCTTACTTCACTACAAAAATCCACTTCTGACTTTGGTCAATGATATTGAAAAAAATTACCCAATTGGTACCTAATAACGATGATCACTAATATTTGATAGATATGAATTATTGAGTGGCAAGGATTGTTGGAAAATTGACATTAAACAaggtgaagaaaagaatgttgtctCTGAGTTCAAAGCTCTAATGTTagattcttttcgacaattattcAGCCATTCCCAATTAGATTGGCGATTGCAAATAGGTCAATGAATATTGCCAATTATTCGTCAGGATACTTGAAGACCCACAACGATGTTGGATTCAAATCTTGTACAACTTTGACCCAACTAAGAACACACATGATtagtttctgatgatgcttgttaGAGAGAAAACAAAGAGAGTTGAGATGTGTTTTGAATGGAAAACAAAGACGCTATTTGTAGAGGATCTTATATCCGTTGAAGATGAATCTTCATCTCCAACATGTATCTTTTTCAGAGTGAACAGACATCTCTTCCTTCAACAGACAATAATGGTGTCTATTGGAAAACGATGCTTCTGTTCGGTTTCCTAACTGTCATTAGAAACCCTAACTATAATTCCTACAATTAAGGGACGTTTATTAAAAATATCCGACACAGACAGCTAATATATTGATGCAAAAAAGCTATAGATGGGTGAAAAAGCAAACACTAGTATAAAATTTATGCTCGTCGCCAATGTAATATCGTGCCTAACTTAAAATTATATTAAAACACACTGAAAACTCCTAAAGGCCCCTAAGCCTAAAATAaaagtgtaattttttttttttgatcggacaaagagaaaaattattcaaaagAAAAGGTACTTATGAGGGGTACCTCAACCCAATGAATACAAACggagataaaaaagaaaaaggaacctAAGGGGAATTCGGCTACCCAAGAAACCACACAACAAACTCATGAAGGTCATCTCAtaatattcgccgttagacctAACATCCTTGTGTTTGATTCGGTCCAAAAGAACACTTGTAGTTTAATATTTCTAACTAaccaaacttttctttttgttttcaaagacTCTTGTATTTAGCTTTCtccaaatgcaccaccatattGCAACCGAGATGTTATTCCATATTTTATTAAGTCTTCGTATCCCCAATCAAACATCCAAGACTTCATATTTGTGATGATATTTTCCTCATAAGTTGTGACGCCCCAACTTAATCACTTGGTTAGCTAATAGGTTTACAACATAATTGAAGCATCGAATTTAGATTTCTTATTGGGACGATGGACGTGACCATAAAATCGATACGAGTCTTTTGGGAGAGGTGACCGAAGGTCATGAATTGTTGCACAACCGGCTCGTAAGAAGAAGAACACCGCGAAAAACCCAACAACAAGTCTTAAGaattttgtaagtattttagagttgttcttattattttaagattacattatcgaatcagtttattaattatttgttgtttaattgaaaatagaagaagCATTTGAAGACCCTTGTGAAGATGATGTGTTGCgggagagaaagaggagagcctttgtcgattcAAGAgaaaactaagcacattgactatgctaaGAATGTTGACAATGAAGATGCCACTGAAATGTTCCAGCAAGCTAATGCTGAACTAAAAAGGAATGATCAACTAAAGAGGAATGATGAACAAAAAATGGCCTCGTAgacgtggtggtggtagtggtcatGGTCGTGAAAATGCTAAACGGGGTCACGGTGGTGGTACTGGTTGtggtcgtgaatgaatgaatttcTAGTTTGTTTCTTTATGCGTTAGACATTATGTCAAGGTTAATGGTTGGACATatgttttttaaggtttatgggacatatgttttcttattttggaaaaatgttggatttctagttgttgaatgaatggttcgTTTAGCTATGTCAAGTTTACATAATTTAGACGACAAAGTGTTGAATGGATGGTTTGTTAAGTTACAGTGCCGACTAAACCAGAGCCGACAAAGTTGTAAACTGGAGACGACTAGCCCTGACAGAAGAAATGGTGAAGTTACCAGGGTCGTCACGTTAAAAACAGTACGACCTAGCCAACTATACTTTAGTCGACATAATATTAAAACACGACCATGCCGACGAACAAGTAGTTGGAACTGACCTTCTCCTATGTTTGAAAAAGTTAGCAGTCGTCAGGGTAAGAAAATTACGACCTTGCCAACTGTATGTTAGTCGGCATTGTAATAAACAGAAACCTTGCCGACTATATGAAGCAACATATGACCTTCTCCTGTTTGAAAATTCTATTAACTGGAAGGTAACAAAGTTATGACCCTTACGACTAAAAAATGGTCGGCATATtggggaaacaaaaacctagccggcgatttcaaaattcaaaattttgcaagTACAACTGCAATATTGACTACCATAACGGCCAGATTTGGGAACCATCCTATTaatacactagttctctctaCAAAAACACACAcacctatttgcatatactctcaaAACTCATATCATCATTTCCTCTTTCCATCACCAAGGAATGGTACGTCGAAACTCGAATTAAAAATCAGCCATCCGTAAGGGTAGATGTCGAAACCTTTTGGACAAAGGTATATAACAGATataggcaagagtttgggaatccgaatggaaaaagtgttcaacaaatccatgataggcaccaaatcatcgaaaatgcgatacttgcttatttagctaTCCGACGTCGGATTTTGAACGCTAGCCActttaacttgtccattgaataatttgtaagtatttttgtggtatATTTTACGTAATCCATGTTGGTTGATCTTCCTATTAAACACtgtgtttttttttgtagcatgaagtcgtgaaagcgcgctacttggaggaaaagggggaaacaTTCACATTTAATGCAAGTTATCACTTCatggtgtaggatcagaatctcgcagcaataatgcctcagcgaaattattaacaacacaacacaacagtgtcgcagaacaacttcagaaacgaaataataaacgacgtcagctaaatcatgagaaaaatatgatggtcctgcgaaaattagggagtttgcgagattaacatttgtaaggttgcgagaatgtcgcaagccatatccgaaaataaaggacaaattagctgtcatctgatgagtgctaaaaagtgcatatttctatatatttttcttggcatttaactcatcttttgtgcattaattctccattttaacccatattctgtattttcattgttttcaagaataaatatttttattaattaattttgcatttttaggtaccaaataaagtttggatgaattgcggagcggaaaagagcagaaaagtgatggaagccaagaggaatcacacaatgaagccgcgaagaatgttgtgcgcaagaccaggaggctagaactgggcttgaagaggaagaattgttcttaaagaagatatgggcttggcatacccaaggcccaaaaccctcacccaagtccatttcctatatccatacccgtttccctttctatccgtcagattggatcatctcagcatcctacggtcgcagcattttcagtacatcaaagtctgaagctcctgtctaacactacagcacctaactccatcttgagccgtcagtttcgttgtatcaggcatccaacggtcgctcaagacctgcttccatcttgccgttagatccatttcagaagtgacaatccaacgctcatcttcgttggacatcgaatttgctgcacccgctcaacaccacaaTACCTAACCTTACCCAAAACAGAACCAAACGCGCCCCAACCTAATTCCAATcgagtttccttcttctccaccttcttcccctctccgtctgcagaacccatgtccgccatcaccaccacctgcactGCCTATACCACCACCAGCTGCTCTGCCTATACCGCCACCACTACACTccatcattctcctatcccctagccactcattacatcaacccctcaacctattcttcccactgaaaccctagttttaggggttgataaAACTAGTGAGCTAGAAACGCAATTGAAGGtgtgggaagcatcaggagaccataaggaagcatgggtcgacatactcaagagttttcagagattaggtaagggctaattcaatttttgataaaaccctaattttggatttttggggattttatgttttaatgattgtatgtatgaattggaagcatgggtgagagctactgAGTGAATTCATAGAATTAGGTGAGGTTAATTTGTAtttttagcaaaccctaattttactgatttggggctTTTGGGGatattttgggggaattgtaaTTGACCATAAATTAGAGTCTTGGGGTGTTGTAtagggcatgcctggactagccagtgcttcacccaagaggactggaatagccagtgcctcaatggttagtttttactttaaatgatgttgtaaatttcaattgtttttatcctatccatgctttgatcttgttgtgcttgaattgtctaggattgaatatccttttaggtagttaaaacactaagcaagcttctctgcgggtagttgcagtgtgaaagccccaactatcacaaggtttagaattcatcttagtgcctttagcctcctttctagaccaacccttagatgaacagccggctttgaaccgcaactgtcatctagttattcagaaagcctagaagctgactgataactaacaagggacaagaacatagctggaggacctgcctttgtaatctttgctcattgcccttggctcactgccttggtttgtttgtcattgtttcactgtttctttatcactgcctttgtttctttatcactgcctgtGTTATtgcctctttttgttgttgttgctcttacttttacagtcttgcattttacttcaccacttgtttactgccttgcctttggctactgcctttgttctctgttaagcttaaaaaacagtttaggaaacttcaacttacacaccctagtctctgtggattcgacccgtatttgcattgttctacaccgcgacaccgtgcacttgcggtattagtttgtgactcttttagagagccaccaagtttttggcgccgctgccggggacttggcattgtgtggttgctgtttttccttgctttcttttgctgctattcccttgcatatcttgcatttagtataagcatttatctcatcataacttgcattcattactgcatattcatctttgcattgcatactcattgcatcttgctgtcctgattgcatatcatatttgcatattagtcatctttacattcttgcagtcaatcttgcgttacagttcttgttcactgcctttctttgctgtccttgacatttttgttgagtgaccaggtactgtgaccttgctgtgaggctgagaacaaacctctggtgctgctgtgaagcccaaatggtgctgctgctgttacctgtggtgctgcagcagagctgctgttgttgctgtgaccttgccacaaactgacctggtgctgctgctgtttcctgccaggccaagcctattgctgttgctgagttgatcttgtgttgttgtctgctgctgctgtaactagaccaaaacacaactgggctacacaagcttaggatgatccaaagcccaactgggcttttgcaaccaaactgaacggctgggctgtgcttaagcaagtaagcctaaacccattaagagaacccaaactgtggtcttccatttttct comes from Papaver somniferum cultivar HN1 chromosome 7, ASM357369v1, whole genome shotgun sequence and encodes:
- the LOC113293475 gene encoding probable pectinesterase 68, giving the protein MVSLTNKAAAVSFSFSYFILYLFLFFVSTTTLLATPTNYNDKYLSSSTQQLTSSSISNTTNDTQKPQQYHNHGHHWVGPSGHLFITVDASGMGDFLSVQAAVESVPNNNTKNVLIKINAGVYIEKVVIEATKPYITFQGEGKEKTIIQWHDRASDRGPNGQQLRTYRTASVTVLANFFSARNISFKNTSPAPMPGMQGWQAAAFRISGDKAYFFGCGFYGAQDTLCDDAGRHYFKECFIEGSIDFIFGNGRSMYKGCELHSIARRFGSIAAHARTSPDEKTGFAFVNCRVTGTGPLYVGRAMGQYSRIVYSFTYFDDIVARGGWDDWDHSSNKNKTAFFGVYKSWGPGANAVRGVSWARKLDYETAHPFIAKSFVNGRHWIAPSDA